The Vibrio coralliilyticus genome segment CCCATCGACCGTCAGTAAAGCCGTGCATAGGTTGGAGTCCGAACTTGGCGTACAGTTATTTCTCCGCTCAACCCGGCGACTTAAGTTAACACTTGCTGGCCAGCAGTATGAACAAACCGCAAGACGAGTTATTGAAGAACTCAGCACTTGTGAAAAAGATTTAAAACATGCAAACAGTTCACCATCAGGTACATTAAAACTTAACCTGCCTGTCTCTTATGGGCGCCGTTATATCCAGCCTTTGCTCAAAGAGTTTCGTCGTCAATACCCAAGTATTGACTTAGACATCTGCTACGATGACTCTTACGTTGATATGATTGATCAAAGCGTCGATATATCAATTAGGTCAGGTGTTGTGCAAGATCGGCAGCTGATCGCTCGACAACTGAGTCCTATCGATTACTTGATTTGTGCGAGCAAAGAATACCTTGAGCAATACGGTGCACCCAGAGGACCGGAGGAATTTCACCAACACACTTGGATACGCTTTCGCTTTAGACAAACCGGAAAATTACTCGGGCTGAGACTTGCTACCACTGAACATACTCACCGAATCGAAACAGCCAGGAGCATTGTCGTTAATGATGGTGAATCAATGGCAGAGCTTTGTGCTCAAGGGTTAGGGCTCACCCAAATTCCTCATTTTATCGCCCGAGACTGGCTTAAAAGTGAAGAGTTAGTTCCTATTTTTCCCAGCTTTCGCCCACAAAACGAAGGAGTTTACCTTCTCTACCATCAACGTGAATATATGC includes the following:
- a CDS encoding LysR family transcriptional regulator, giving the protein MDKLRSLRFFIATLDTGSFAAAATKYGSDPSTVSKAVHRLESELGVQLFLRSTRRLKLTLAGQQYEQTARRVIEELSTCEKDLKHANSSPSGTLKLNLPVSYGRRYIQPLLKEFRRQYPSIDLDICYDDSYVDMIDQSVDISIRSGVVQDRQLIARQLSPIDYLICASKEYLEQYGAPRGPEEFHQHTWIRFRFRQTGKLLGLRLATTEHTHRIETARSIVVNDGESMAELCAQGLGLTQIPHFIARDWLKSEELVPIFPSFRPQNEGVYLLYHQREYMPLRVKLFVDFVVDAIQSQAETPRHTWVSHLEIKLPT